The region ttcaacaaTCCTCCTGTGATCATACAAAGAGAATAATCAAGAGCATATAGGATTTGATTAGTAACATATAATAAAACTACTAATGTTTCTAAGCTGAGCTTAAAACTCTGAGTTCTAAAAACAGAGGAGGCTCTTGCAAACAGCAGTTACAACTACATCAGTGTGAATATGGTTAGATAAATTTGATCAAGAGTGATTAcaaataaagaaacagaaatgaaaaactGCAGTTGCAATAAATAGAGTATGTATATGAGAAAAATATGATTATATGAAGTAAATATGCAACTTGGTGTTTAGGTACCAATTGCCTCAAAATTTGATGATGAACTGCACCTTTACAATCACTAGAATCAGGATGACAAGACCCACAGCACCTAACTCAATAAACTCCAAAATTAATTTCCCTATTTCCCCAAGGACTTCAGTCAGACCATCCACTCTGGGTTAAGGGGAGTGTGGACTACTTGTGAAATATTTAGCAATTTGGAAACGACCTATTTCAGGTCCTCACCGTAGCCTGGAATATAAAAGCAACTCTCAGTACCTGCTTTAGCACACATTCCCCATGTTGTTTCTTCTGTAACTGGGTGTGATGTACTTGATCACTGAACTGATCATGTAATGTTCTGCAGATACTGTACATTCTGCTGTAAATTCCCACTGCATTGCTTTACTGACCCACAGCTTTCACTAAATTACCAAAAACTAGTTTTGGAAATATGAGAAGatgattttaaatacatttttactgtaggtttCTACCCCAATATATTTCTGaggtttattttaataaagGTATAAGGACGTGTTGGACACAAGCCTGTTTCACTGAGGACTACACATTTCTAAATTCCAACTTCATCACTGCTTTGCCTTGAGGAGACATTGTCCCCTTCACAACAAATTGTTTGTCAGAGTATGACAAGCAACACCCTGTTCCTTTCTGCCTCTGGAATAGACCCCCTTCATAATACATCTGATTAAACAGAGCATCATCACATGGAACATCGGGTTTAAAAAAGCCAAGAGCAAACCAGTTTGTGTAATGGTTGTAGTTGAAAGGTACGGAGAACATTATGCCCAGTTCCCTAACACACTCCTGTTCCTCTGTGAGGATCTGGTAGGTCAGGACCCCAACAGCTCCACGGGCCACGTTAGCAGTTTTGGAGAAGGAGCACACTTCATGGTAATTGGGTGGGATGGTGGGCTGTGGAGTGTGATAGCAGTATCCACTGGTTGTGTGGGTcctaataaacagaaataatgtcATGAAAGGCATTGGAATGTTGAgttttgttttgatgtgattgtggtgtgttagtgtgtgtggtgctggtatgagtggatcaaacaGAATAGTgctgctgtagtttttaaacccctcagtgtcactgctggactgagaatagtccaccgaccaaaaacatccagccagcagcgtcctgtgtcactgatgaaggactagaggatgaccgacacacactgtgcagggacagataagctactgtctctgattttacatctacaaggtggaccaatgaggcaGGAGTGTcccacagagtggacagagagtggacacagggtttaaaaactccagcagcactgctgtgtctgatccactcgcaccagcacaacacacactaacacaccaccaccttcacgtcagtgtcactgcagcgctgagaatgacccaccaccacatcacacctgctctgtggcggtcctgagtgttgaagaacaggggaaaTTTTTTTATCTATGCAGAGTCACAGATgaactatagtctgtaattataaaactacaaagtgctcctcaaaCAATCACCTAAAATTCTGGCACTTGATAGTTTATAGAGGGGCTTCTCTTTTGTAACATAAGGACTGTGattcagtggcggatgctggtctttcaaggaggggaagctcaatttcgtcctacatcataaaatgtgtcggtttatttatacataaattctaccctccgttccttttcaagaaaatgatctgtgaccctgccgtaccaacaaggcgtcttttccagggacttgactagtgtcctctcaatgtccagcagagctaggcttaaacggccttggcccatgtgaagtgtgtccgcctgtgagtgctttgtgacggtggaggggctcagcagcacccgctggacagaaactgcgatagaagtcagaaagagtgatagaagtcagtctccaaacacaagcagctacaaaaaacccaccagaaataaatgcttgatttgtcgctagtcgtttttaacaaagaaatgccgctaagaggtttaagaaagtctggttcaactcagaacagaatgaaaatataattcattcaaATCATAaatggattcagcctcagacagatcatccaatcatcatgcagaagctgagcgtccgggccagccgaggccagcccactgccccatagacccccagagacgctgagtgtccgatgggcgggacaaagcccagcatttatccaatgactcgtctcgtttcgctgcacttcgccgCTTCGCAATTGAACtctggacgctcagcgtcctcacagTTTAAATCACCgtgaagggaatgattgagaggaaagccgcgtctttaccagtgataagaagctgaatcCGAACATaagttaatcgcgttgtagtgcatatttattcaatgacatgtacacacaacagtatatatttgatcacttatttttttacattttaggggaagctgagcttgccttgggcggcacggtggcgcagcaggtagcctggaggggcctggaggttgtgggttcgattcctgctccgggaactgtctgtgaggagttggtgtgttccccccggtttcctcccacagtccaaaaacacacattggtaggtggattggcgactcaaaagtgtccgagtgtgtgagtgaatgtgtgtgtttctgtgttgccctgtgaaggactggcgccccctccagggtgtattcccgccttgcgcccaatgattccaggtagaccctgaattggataagcggttacagataatggatggttacagataatgaatgaatgaatgagcttcccttgcagtcttagagcaatcgcctctgctgtGATTGTTCTTGTCTCCGAACAATATCCCACACTTGACACCACAGAGTGAATGGAATGAACTGGTGATTAAAATAATCCACACTTACCTGGGGTTTGCTAAAGTGTACTTTTTGCTGTAATTGGTGATTTGAATGGTGACATTTCGCATTGTTTTTATAGAGGCGGATATTTGGTCGGCGGTGGTGCCAATAAGGGACAGACCGACTACAGTAGATGGTGTTGACGCCCTTGAAGCTGCCATTGCCTGTGGTgagacattaaaataaatgttaaaatagaCCTTAATTAGATTTCTACATAGCAAGGCATTTCCAAAATATCTACATTTATAAAAGTGACTCTTCTACAGAGCGACTCACAGTATTAATCATGTCTTTATCAGTGCTGTATTGGTGTTTCTGCCCGAGCAGGGAATTGAACCCTAGTCTTATGTGGTGttatacactacactacaccaataagagtcatTAAGTAAAACTTTGTCTTCAGCATATTTACTCTGGTTATATACTCATTACTCTACACCAGCCAGTCATGAATGTGTTTTCCATTCTCCCTtccatgtttttaaacattctgaAACAAAAGGTAAGATCTTCTTTTCTGCTCCTGGGGGCTCCAACTCATGtacttaatttttacagcactgtattgtAATCGGACAGcgcggtggcacagcaggtagtgtctgtcacacagctccaggatcctggggttgtgggtttgagcccttggtgtctgtgaggagtgtgttctccccgtgtccgtgtgggcttcaaaaaacacatgttaccatgtaggctctggacccaccacaaccctgaagtTTTATTAATCTCTGATTAAACACCCtggtcattttattatttagtagagtagatatattacagattgctcgtTTAAGTAAAAAAAGTTTAATCAAATAGGAAATAAGGAAAATTTGCCTTAAATTttgagtttttttattttttgggaaTACTTGTATAATACTGTTTTTGAAACTCAATTACAATGTAAATTTCTGGGCATGTCTAAATTGAGATGTAGcaatttacaataaatatttttttctgtgtctcCTGCTATTAGTCTCGCTCCAAGCTTAATTTCAAAGCAGGCAGCACTGAAGTTAACTAGTACAGACTGTCATCTggaacaaaccagagaaaactggCTCCATCTGGTTTTGTTCTGGAGTTTGTGTTTACATTGCTTTCTCCCTTAATCCTGTTTCTTCctcagtgtttgtttactgttgtgAAACAttacccagaatcaatgggcCTCACCTGAAACTGCGAGTAAATTACAAGTAAAACTGAATCTTTCATAAAACTTTCAGACAGATTCAAGTAAAAAAGTGTTCTGTGtggaaaataaacactttattttGGTGAATTCACTTcgcactttttttgtttttgatgttctaaatatatttgttgctCACATATTGTGAGGCATTTGACGGATTATGTCGTCTATAAATGGAGTTATACTTTTACCACAGATTATCCCACAATTGATcaatttgattttattatttagttattttgttCATAAGGCACCACCTGCAGTATCACCCTGTAGCTCGTGTGGAGAATGAAATGTTACTTTTTAAAACCAACCCTAACATTTCTACATGATTTTTCAGAAACCTTTTTTAAGGAACCTCATCACACTCTGTCTCCAATCAGAACCTGTCCAGTTCTTTTACAAAGTCACACAACCGGGTATTTAATTTCACTGGCTCTTTAATGATTTAACCACATTTACAGAAGCTGAAAAGAGATGTGTTATATGTATAACATGAAATGCATAAACAGGAAATAGGTATAAACCCAACTAGCAGAACACACAACCGCAAGCACATCAGAAACCCAGAGAAAGATAGTGAAAGTGAGAGTATGATTAGAAAATACCTTTATTATTACCagataaacaaaaagaaaacattgcAAAACAGTGTATAACTCATGTacactttaaaaagaaaatgaaagggGGAGGTTTAGAAAATCAGCAACAAATGATCATCTTCCTCAACTGTGcccagaaaatgactgattccCCAAATGGTTTCAAACTCTGTCCAGTTCCCAATCAGTTTATAACAGACTGTAGTCTCAGACGTGCAGCCACCACACCCTCAAACACCGCCCTCAATTCCACTGCACCTCGGCCCAACATTTGATTCTTCCTAGACTTACAACTAGCTAACTAAGCAATACAAAAACATCTTATGGGCCAAAGATAAACAGCTGGAAAGAAAATAACTTCCGCCAGGGATAAGAACCACACATTTAGCAGCTGAAATAAAACACTCAGCCTGGTGACAAGTGCTGCCAGATTGCTGCTGGGCCAAACAGCGGTGAAACTTGCACAAACAAGTTACCAACAAGACTACATCCAGTCACCTGACTAACCAGATGTTCTTCACTTGATGAAAATCACGAAGCCTTTAGTTAATGAGCAGACCGAATACTGTCATGACACCAGCAAGGAGCACATTCTCCACCATAACATTATCCTCAGGTACACATCTAAAGCCATGGCATACACATCTCTCCACTCCCAACATATTTAACAGGTCAGAAATGCACCACCAACTACTCACCAAAGACATGCAGAAAAGTAGAAAAAGTGAAACAAACTAGCTCTGtcctagtctcagccacagacgctccgAACACAATCTGACGTAGTCGCAAAAACTAGACCTCTCACCAGCAGTTTCCCCCCGCACTTCTCTCACACAACTCCCAGCATGCAACTGAGAAAGAGCCTAACCACAGTTtctcttttacatttcacaaaGGAAATGTAGATGCTTTGCAACACTAGCAAATTAACTACtatgtcaaaagtttggaaacaCGTTGACTTCACTCAAGGTTTACCAAGAAATATCTGCAGAAACTCAgtgaagattttattttttattattaattacataagTGAATCTTTAGCTcaactgaaaaatattaaatattttatatatattattttttatattatatatactaaatatatatattaaatgtatatatagataGACCTTGATTTGTTAACACAGTTTGGGgtttgatttaatatttttcagttgCGCCAAAAAAGGCAGCTTTTAAAAatgggtttagtacagaatctctgatacatcctGCCATTAGGTGTCAGTTTTATAAATTAGCGGGAAATTATAATGTAAGTAAACCTGCATTATGCAACCTTTCATGCATGGTGGTCACTAGAATGGACAACTGTTTAAAGTCATTATTTTCTATATGTGTAGGTTTTGCTTTATTGATGCATAACAGCCTTTTAAGGGAATGTTACTAAGCAACACTATCGTGCCATCTAGTAGCCAATAATTGCAATTTAAACAAACCACATGTTTATACAAAATGGCTGATGGAAGGTTAGAACCTCCAAGTGACTCTGGGATTTCTGTTAAATCCTTCTACAAAAAAGCATGCTTGCAAGTAATTCAaattttgtataaaaaaataacatctAAGGAGCAGTATTATTGTTGTgttgttaaattacatttaactaCATGTTAACTAAAGTGGACATCATGCGTTGTAGGGATAATTCAACTTCCAAATGTGTTTTAGTCTAACTCCATGTTTTGATGAAAATACACCTTTTTAGTGAACCATGCTATTTATAGTTGCTATAACATGCAACTACATAACATTCTATATGCATTTCCGAAATACTTGCACTGCAAAACACTGTTTTGTGCTGATAATTTTATTGTTTGCATTAGTGGTGTTAGTATCTCTGTCATCCCTATTTCTAGAACTCAAAGGCAGTCTGTGATAGGATGGCATCTGTGGTACTGGCACATGTAGCAATAACAGGCTCATGGGACCATGGCTGAAACGTAACAGTGAAAAGCAGCTCAAAGAAGAAAGTAAAGGTGCTTGCTCTGTGGTCAGCAATGCTGGAAACATCAGCTCAGTGATCCACATTGCTTCCTCTAGCTCTGGTCTGTCCACACAGGATGTGGGCCAGAGATGGAGCAAGAAGGACAAAAACAGTATCAGCATCCCAAGGCCATTTTCAGTATGTCTGTAAGACTTGGGAGGAGATGACCTCATGGATAAATGCATCTCAGTATATTCCCATAGACACAAAAACAAGCTGTGATCCAAGTGTTCTTTCATTGATTTTGAATGTGGTTGTCATGGATGCCTGGCACATATACAGAACGTTTTGTTATTttacttcatttattttttaataaattagttGTTCCATTTATTCGGCTTTTAATGCAATCATTTGTAGCTGAACAGCCAAACATATGCTGTCCATTTGAGTGAACACATGAAGATCTCTTAATTAAATATCAATACTTTTTATCAGAATGAATGGATAACTAAATGATATTTGGGGAAAAATCCTGATTAATGTTGTCATAATTCATGCATTAAAGAattcaaaaaataaatgtagtcGAACCCCTCTATCTGCAGTGTGTTTTCTCAGATACAACTGTGGTTTTCCAAACCACAAAacgtgattattattattattttttttttttttttgtcagaggGTAATAAATGAGGCAAAGTGGGGCAGAGCACAATGTTAAAGCAGTAGGTTTTCTTAGTGTGAACTGCAACATAGTACTgccaaaggcaaaaaaaaacactaaaaatccAATAAACTTCAATACTAATTCAACTGCATGTGATGAAACattcattatactgacacctagtggcctgaatgGGTCTGATATTCTGTACagcttttgttttgtagcattgttGTCTATGGTACATATGTGTGAAATAGTGTGTTCATTTTCACTTaagtatacattttaataaatgataataagttTAAAAGTAAACTTCAAAGACGACCTTAGGGCTTAATGCAAGAATTGCCTTTATACTGATTAGCATTTTACTGGTCAAAAGTTTGGCTAATTATCAACTCATGATGATATTCATACATAGTGCACAAGAGAAGACAAACATTAGTCAGAATTAACAGGGCAGGGTTACacaagtgcagacgtgggtgtTGCAGAAGTACTTTAATCCTTAATATAAGAGTTAGAAGGCTCTACACATCTATGTATCATGTACATGACATGCAAGAGCAGCCCTAAAATAATTGGCTATGCACATGACAAATAAGAGCAGTATCAGTAATCATTACACTGCTGGAGttagtaaaacaaaataaatactaaTAATAGGACAAAAGTTCACAGAGGCAAAAGTGATCAGAGAGCATAATAACACTAACTTTAGTAGCAGATTAGATAAAAAATGACAGTATGAGCTGGACTTATAACAGTGTGTTTTAGATCAGCACAAATCAGACAGGAGGAGATCAGCAGTTTCCCTGCAGTAAGATTTTTCAGAGTCTTATTGCATATGTGTTTAGCTCTGAGACAACCTGTATATCATTATGAAATAtagtttatttataaaacacatttcaagAACTCAAACTGCTGATGATATTAGGtcacaacaaaaaaacatcCAAGGACAGAGACAATACAAAAGGTACAATACATAGtatactttgtagttctacaattacagactatagcccatctgttgctctgcatactttatgcACAGTTTGGCCACTCttttctggatgtttttggttggtggactattctcagtccagcagtgacactgaggggtgtCTGATCCACGGCAAAAAAGTCCTAAAAGGCTCAGTCCTGGGGCCTGTTCCATTCAATCTGTTGACTTGTGAAGCCCTTGGAGAAGTTAAAATAAACTAGAAAGAATAAACTGGACACAGTTGTGTGCGAGGAGAGATTTAGTTTTATTGAAAGACTAGGATGTTAAAGTCTTACAGAGATGTTACCAGGGCATCATTTCATTCACTCTCCCTCTGAGTGGGAGCTTACACAGATCATAGAGTTATCACCCTCAATTATTCCAAAACCTACTTCTCCCATATCCTCAGCGTTATAAACCAGTGATAAACACAAAGAAGagagacacagctctgtgtctCACAGGTTCAGAAGGACTTTAGGCAATGTACGACAGAATAATTATAAAAGTGTAAGATAATTATAAAATTCACCACTTTACAACAATCCACTTGTGATCAAACTAAAGATTCTAGGCTGAGCTTACACACCCTAAGTTCTAAAATCTGAGGAGGCTCTTGTGAACAACAGTTACACCTACATCAAATACATGTGAATAATGATTGAGTAAATGATCAAGTGTGATAGATTAAAAagtatatgtaataaataaaacagaaattcaGAACTGGAATTTGAATAAATGGAGAATTTATATGAAGAATATATGATTAACAAAGTAAAATATGCAGCTTGGTGTTTAGGTACCAATTGCCTCAAAAGCCATTTGATGATATACTTGTTCTTGTTGGTATTGAGGGTTAAGTTTGAGGGGAGAGTAATATACCCCTTAAAATTGAGAATTGAGTCTCACTAGAAACAGATTGTGGAATGCTTTTGACAGCATGATGGCGGCCTAAATTTATCTAAATTAAAATTCAGAAGCTCTGATATCGTTGCAGACTGACAACAGAGTGCGGATAAATGACCACATACTAGTTTTAGAAAAATTTGAAGATGTCTGTTAAATATCATGTGAATAAAGAAGACACTGGTTTCTTTTATAGGCATTACAAATTCTGCTTTGTAGAGAGAGTTTAAGGCTGGGTCATATCTACTGCAGATACCGCTGCCAAAGTGACATAACTGAGGATGAAAATGCCAGCAATTCATAAAATATAAGAATGCATCAGTCCATGTCTTGACACAAACATGCCTTGATCACTCACTGACCAGAGAAAAACTGTTGCAGAACAGAGGATAAGGGGGTCGGAATAAAGAGGACATGTCAgactgagaaaaacaagcaTGGTTACTGTAATaaagacacattcattcattcattatctgcaaccgcttatccagttcagggtcacggtgggtccagagcctacctggaatcattgggcacaaggcaggaataaatcctggagggggcgccagtccttcacagggcaacacagacacacacacattcactcacacactcacacctacagacacttttgagttgccaatccacctaccaacgtgtgtttttggactgtgggaggaaaccggagtaccctgaggaaacccacgcagacacagggagaacacaccaactcctcacagacagtcacctggagcaggaatcgaacccacaacctccaggtccctggagctgtgtggctgcgccaccgtgccgcccataaagACACAAAGTTTTTTATCATTGGTGTGTTGAGGCTTTTCCAGCATGCTACACATCTTTCTCTCGCATTGTCTCACacactctatatatatatataccttatGCAGGCAATAAGGTGAGGTAAGATTATATGAGATTATGAGATGAAATGCAGTGAGCTTCTAACCATATATGCAAAATATAGTATTATTTACAGTTATGTGCTAGAAGTAATTGCTACAGCAAACAATACTGTATGTTTCAGTGTGTATGATGAGGAATGTTACACTGTTCTGTAACAATTTAAGGGAGTGATATTAGCAGACTTGTTTTAGTAAACTTtagaattagattttttttttcactatttcattatatttttcattatttgcaTTTTAAGGTATGATTGTTTACTATTTAGATGTATGTATTATTCTACATTCTAATGATATGACCTGTTAATATctatgttttgtgcgtgctttGTGTTTATTAATAGCTTTTTTATGTGGCCATGTGTCAAATTAAGATTCTACCGCAATGTATTTCTAAATTTAAAAAGGGCAATATAATAagaatatcaggacattttgcaCTCAGGACTGTTTGCCTTTGAAGACTTCACATCCCAGAATTCCACCTTCATAATGGATTTGCCTTGAGGAGACATTGTTCCCTTCACTACACCTTCTTTTCCAGAGTATGTCAAACAGCTCCCtgtacctttctctctctggaaTGGACCTTTTTCATAATACATCTGATTAAACAGGGCATCATCACACTGAATGTGAGGTTTAAAAATGCCAAGAACATATATGTTCTCATACTGGATGTAGTCGTAAGGGACGGAGAACATTATGACCAGTTCCCCAACACACTCCTGTCCCTCTGTGAGGATCTGGTAGGTCAGGACCCCAACAGCTCCACaggcagtgtgtgcagtttTGGAGAATGAATGCACTTCTTTGACACAGGGTGGGAAGGTGGGCTGTGGAGAATTATAACAGTATCCACTGGTGGTGTGGGTCCTAAGGGACAGAAAGATATCATAATGAAAGAGAATGAAATGTTGAATTTATAGCTCtggtaaaacatttttttaatgacaataaCCACAACTGAATAATAATCTGCAAAGAGACTCTGTGGGTTTCAGTCATGTAATTGTTTTGCAGAGGTTATCAGACTGGGGACAGAGAGTCTGGCTTCAGATGTGAAAGATGGATATATTCATATCAGACAGAGATACATTTCTAatgtcagagacagcagctcatctgtcaccgcacagtttgtgttggccgCCTtcttagtccttcatcagtggacacaggacgccacCCATAGGACACTGCCCCACAGGTTTAGTgttagtctgtaattgtagaattataTAGTGCTCCAGTGTGGACTGTGGAGCTGGTaaaatggacagtaagtgtagaTAAAATGTACATGTTCCTAAtgcagtgatcgttcagtgtatttCTAACAACTGaggaaatatttaattggtttctgtttgtgtggtgtttatcTTTAATGCACATCCCGTCACTTACAGAGGGGCATCTCCTTGAGATAGTATTATACATCATTACACAGTGTCTGTCCACCAACCAATGTGACCCAGCTATGGAGTGAACAAATTGAAATGGGGATTAAAAATAATCCACACTTACCTGGGATTTGCTAAAGTGTACATTCGACTGTAATTGGTGATTTGAATAGTAACATTTCGGTTGGTTTCTACAGATCTGGCTATTTGCTCGGTGGTGGTGCCAACCAGGGATGCACTGGCTATAACAGCTGTGGTTACTGTTGCTACCTCCATTGCCTGTGGTGagtcataaaaatatatatttttaatttttacaattatttttgCATAGTAAATCTTTTTTCTAGATATTTACATGTACAGCAGTCACCCATTCAGAAAAAACCTGCCATGTCAATCATGTCACAGATACAGGATAAGGCAGAATTAAGGGTTACATACTACACAATACCAATTTGCTAGCATAGACCACACCTAGAAAAGCATTGGAAGGGGTGGGGTGAACTTAGAAGGTTTGGGCTGGAGTTTGAGATGGCTTGGAGGCATAAGTTAGTGCCATGCCTCACCCCCTTAATTAATTAGGCTTAAATGTTTAGAGAAGAAGGGAGGAGACCAGGTTGTGATGCATGCGATGATGTTGGACATGGGGATGGAATGAGAGTGAAGAGGCATAAATGGAGCTGTGGAGAAGTTATTGGGGTGTGGTCTGGCTCCCAAAACTACATCACATGGTGACTTAATTAAGACTCGTTAATCAATACTAATGCTACAGATACAGGAGACTAGTGTGCAGTAAACCCCATTGTAACAGGGTTGGTCCCAGAACACTAGTGTTCTAAAACCATGTATGTTCCCATGCTACACAGTCCAGTCATCAGTGAGAGATCATGAAGTTATTACTGTACACACAGGGTCTTAAAGTCAGATAACAGATTTACATTATAGAATTGAAAGAAACAAATGTCATAGGTTTCAGCAGAGCTTCCAGCCAATGAGGATTAAGCACTGCCGTCATCTGGCTGTCTCTCGTCTCGTGCAGATCCTGAGGAGCAACTGCAGAGGCTGGCTGGCTCTGGTGTGTCATTGTATCACAGGCGTACACACTAGCTGAATGGAAAAAACTAACAGGCAATGCACCGAAACAGATGGCgatcaaatatttacatttctgagtAAAAGTCTGGGGGGCAGAGGTCACAGTGTTTAAAGACGTTAAATGAATCAGATTTTATATTAtcagcacattcattcattctaaaTTCATAGCTCTGGGGAATGTTAACAGTTAATGAGGCTATAGGACATTGAGGAAAGTAAACAGCTAATTACTAACAATGgcactttattatttattccatTGGGGAATTAGAGGAAAATAATTGAGGTGTGATGTTTGGCTTGGGGAGTATTTCTTAAATGTAACTGTGAGTAACCGTTACGTTACTATAGATTACATCAACTAATAAAATATGTGAAGTAATGTTCAAACATTCTCTATTTGCACACCTCTGGAAAGCTTAATgtttgctttattaaaaaagaaacaaaggccAGGTATTTGAGACTCGAGCTGCAGGGTGAGGGTGCCCtttctttactgtttaaaagCCAGATATGCACTCTACGTCCTACTCTGTgaatatcacaaaaaaaaaaacatttgggtATATTTTCAGTTTAGCTTGTAATGCAAAATAAATCCTCATTTCATCTTCTTCACACACAGCGCTAAAGTCACCCGCTCAGATACATTTAACAAATACTCGCCCAGACAAACATTGTGCTAgaatatccattcattcattattctgTAATTCCCCATGGAATAAATCAAGCGTCCCAAAagcaaaatcagaaaaaaaaaatcaaaaacaaagtgcaaaatgcaaacaa is a window of Hoplias malabaricus isolate fHopMal1 chromosome 1, fHopMal1.hap1, whole genome shotgun sequence DNA encoding:
- the LOC136676426 gene encoding DELTA-actitoxin-Afr1c-like gives rise to the protein MTGDKAMEVATVTTAVIASASLVGTTTEQIARSVETNRNVTIQITNYSRMYTLANPRTHTTSGYCYNSPQPTFPPCVKEVHSFSKTAHTACGAVGVLTYQILTEGQECVGELVIMFSVPYDYIQYENIYVLGIFKPHIQCDDALFNQMYYEKGPFQREKGTGSCLTYSGKEGVVKGTMSPQGKSIMKVEFWDVKSSKANSPECKMS
- the LOC136708433 gene encoding uncharacterized protein isoform X1 yields the protein MSLAMAASRASTPSTVVGLSLIGTTADQISASIKTMRNVTIQITNYSKKYTLANPRTHTTSGYCYHTPQPTIPPNYHEVCSFSKTANVARGAVGVLTYQILTEEQECVRELGIMFSVPFNYNHYTNWFALGFFKPDVPCDDALFNQMYYEGGLFQRQKGTGCCLSYSDKQFVVKGTMSPQGKAVMKLEFRNV
- the LOC136708433 gene encoding uncharacterized protein isoform X2, whose amino-acid sequence is MAASRASTPSTVVGLSLIGTTADQISASIKTMRNVTIQITNYSKKYTLANPRTHTTSGYCYHTPQPTIPPNYHEVCSFSKTANVARGAVGVLTYQILTEEQECVRELGIMFSVPFNYNHYTNWFALGFFKPDVPCDDALFNQMYYEGGLFQRQKGTGCCLSYSDKQFVVKGTMSPQGKAVMKLEFRNV